A region of Fimbriimonadaceae bacterium DNA encodes the following proteins:
- the dxs_3 gene encoding 1-deoxy-D-xylulose-5-phosphate synthase: protein MAYRIYSQAERAIAFELNFNVETEGISTQMSLAAGAKPTTKLDFLRLMMLSREGDRREGILLRQSKGWFQVSGMGHEALAAIEMSLRPDDWIFPYYRSRALMLARGLSNFDLALAYFAKRESSSGGRQMPGHYSSREHNIFSVCTPTGGSLIPACGTAWAMKLSGKDSLCVASVGDAASRQGEFYEAIAFAIQENLPVVFMIEDNKYGISTPTDKFFAYNIGGILSNDHMVKVDGRYVDKVDAAFRDAAEKARSGKGPTILWCDIDRLSSHTSSDDHRVYRAQEDIDAMVLRDPIVLLKHELIGAGDLTEAEFDRIQVEVAKQVDEDYLRAEKAPDPVAGEVYDHCWGGERPAERPPIEIGPMTMVESINKTFRKALENDPEVIFFGEDIEDPKGGVFGLTKGLSEAFPKQVFNSPLAEATIIGAAVGMSAYGMKPVFELQFIDFICPAWNQIVTNLSTLRWRSFGHWKCPMVVYAPYGAYLPGGSLWHSQAYEAGLAHVPGLKIAIPSTPEDAAGLFWTAMQGDDPTFILIPKHIFRKRVSVDSVEPVPFGKAKLLREGSDVTLVTWGNTIELAEEVADQMAGETSIEIIDLRSIVPCDFETISKSVEKTGRLVVLHEDTRTCGFGQSILAEMTGIPERFNLFLAPPQLVAREDVHIGYNPIYEYAALPDIERVKQAVNVTLA from the coding sequence ATGGCTTATCGGATATACTCTCAGGCTGAACGCGCCATTGCGTTCGAACTCAATTTCAACGTTGAAACGGAGGGTATTTCAACTCAAATGTCGCTAGCTGCGGGCGCCAAGCCAACCACAAAACTCGATTTCCTACGACTCATGATGCTCAGCCGAGAAGGCGATCGCCGCGAAGGCATCCTGCTCCGGCAGAGCAAAGGTTGGTTTCAGGTCAGCGGCATGGGGCATGAGGCGCTCGCCGCGATCGAGATGTCGCTTAGGCCCGATGACTGGATTTTCCCCTACTACCGATCTCGAGCCCTAATGCTCGCTCGGGGTCTCTCGAACTTCGACCTCGCCCTGGCATACTTCGCCAAGCGAGAAAGCAGTTCTGGTGGGCGGCAAATGCCGGGCCACTACTCCAGCCGAGAGCACAACATTTTTAGCGTATGCACGCCCACAGGAGGCTCCCTCATTCCCGCGTGCGGCACGGCATGGGCCATGAAGCTCAGCGGCAAGGATTCGCTCTGTGTGGCAAGCGTTGGCGACGCGGCATCGCGGCAAGGCGAGTTCTATGAGGCAATCGCATTCGCAATCCAGGAAAATCTGCCCGTTGTCTTCATGATCGAAGACAACAAGTACGGAATTTCTACGCCGACCGACAAGTTCTTTGCCTATAACATCGGCGGCATTCTCAGCAACGACCATATGGTCAAGGTGGACGGCCGGTATGTCGACAAAGTCGATGCTGCCTTTCGAGACGCTGCGGAAAAGGCTAGGAGCGGAAAAGGCCCAACGATACTCTGGTGCGATATCGATCGCCTTTCAAGCCACACGTCCAGCGACGATCACCGCGTCTATCGGGCCCAAGAAGACATCGATGCCATGGTGCTTCGAGATCCGATCGTCCTCCTTAAACATGAGCTGATTGGAGCCGGCGATCTTACCGAGGCAGAATTTGACCGGATTCAAGTAGAGGTGGCAAAGCAAGTCGACGAGGACTACCTGCGAGCCGAAAAAGCTCCCGACCCCGTCGCCGGAGAAGTGTACGACCATTGCTGGGGTGGCGAGCGGCCTGCCGAACGGCCCCCCATCGAAATCGGGCCAATGACGATGGTCGAGAGCATCAACAAGACGTTTCGCAAGGCGCTGGAAAACGATCCCGAGGTCATTTTCTTCGGAGAAGACATCGAAGATCCCAAAGGCGGCGTCTTCGGACTTACCAAGGGATTGTCCGAGGCGTTTCCGAAGCAGGTCTTCAATTCGCCGCTTGCCGAGGCCACCATCATCGGCGCTGCCGTTGGCATGTCGGCTTATGGTATGAAGCCGGTTTTTGAGCTCCAGTTCATCGATTTCATCTGCCCCGCGTGGAATCAGATTGTCACCAACCTGAGCACCCTTCGGTGGCGCAGCTTTGGCCATTGGAAGTGCCCGATGGTTGTCTATGCTCCTTATGGCGCATATCTGCCCGGAGGCTCTCTATGGCACAGCCAGGCATACGAAGCGGGACTAGCTCATGTTCCTGGCCTAAAAATCGCGATCCCTTCGACGCCGGAAGACGCTGCTGGTCTTTTTTGGACGGCCATGCAGGGCGACGACCCGACATTCATCCTCATTCCCAAACACATCTTCCGAAAGCGAGTGTCGGTCGATTCAGTCGAACCGGTTCCATTTGGCAAGGCAAAGCTGCTTCGGGAGGGAAGCGATGTGACGCTCGTTACCTGGGGCAATACGATCGAGCTTGCCGAGGAAGTCGCCGATCAAATGGCCGGGGAAACCAGTATCGAGATTATCGATCTGCGCTCGATTGTGCCATGCGACTTTGAAACCATCTCAAAATCGGTTGAGAAGACGGGCCGACTGGTGGTTCTCCACGAAGACACCAGGACCTGCGGCTTTGGGCAGTCCATCTTGGCCGAAATGACGGGAATTCCGGAACGCTTCAACCTGTTCCTGGCACCACCTCAGTTGGTCGCGAGGGAAGACGTGCATATCGGCTACAACCCGATCTATGAATATGCCGCGCTGCCTGATATCGAGCGCGTCAAGCAGGCTGTCAACGTTACGCTTGCTTAA
- the pdtaR gene encoding putative transcriptional regulatory protein pdtaR, whose amino-acid sequence MRVLIADDDPIIRLDLRQMLENLGYEIIAEAGDGIEAVNLAEANKPDMCILDVKMPHQDGIDAAAKIADGGIAPVILLTAYSDKELVERAKEAGVFGYLVKPFKPGDLPPAIEVARSRYEANLQLSQEVASLEDRLETRKLIDRAKGILMKTQNVTEAEAYRRIQTQSMNARKSMKEVAEAIILATSV is encoded by the coding sequence ATGCGCGTACTGATTGCCGACGACGACCCCATCATACGACTCGATCTGCGCCAGATGCTCGAGAACCTGGGCTACGAGATCATCGCCGAAGCCGGCGACGGGATAGAGGCTGTCAACCTGGCCGAAGCCAACAAGCCGGACATGTGCATCCTAGATGTGAAGATGCCGCACCAGGACGGCATCGATGCCGCAGCAAAGATCGCCGATGGAGGAATCGCCCCGGTTATCTTGCTCACCGCATACAGCGACAAGGAGTTGGTGGAGCGCGCAAAGGAAGCCGGCGTTTTTGGTTACCTGGTCAAACCGTTCAAGCCGGGGGACCTGCCCCCCGCGATCGAGGTTGCGCGGAGCCGCTATGAAGCCAATCTCCAGCTCTCCCAGGAGGTCGCCAGCCTCGAGGATCGTCTCGAGACCCGGAAGCTGATCGACCGGGCCAAGGGCATCCTGATGAAAACGCAGAACGTCACGGAGGCAGAGGCCTACCGCCGGATCCAGACGCAGTCGATGAATGCGAGGAAGTCGATGAAGGAAGTGGCCGAAGCCATCATTCTCGCCACATCGGTATGA
- the accD gene encoding Acetyl-coenzyme A carboxylase carboxyl transferase subunit beta, chloroplastic, protein MSDERPPWVCEDCGELATGDMCEHCGNIPPVLATGAPAPQLTPGPRVPRHGAWRAKVGSDRLRGPPADRGRDLDPPAVILVLMNGTPGYPLEPMRSGASAQPSSADAFLQCTSCKKILFKREFEANLHVCTHCGHHHRLSASKRIEVTFDPGSFQELDQELMSGDPLQFPDYHTKLSQSMTKFERGDGIVSGRAMLNAMAVTTAVSDFGFMGGSMGSVAGEKITRTLERAAEEKCPCIIFCASGGARMQEGLLSLMQMAKTTAAVERCREAGAPFVAVFTDPTMAGVLASYASVADIIFAEPKAMIGFAGARVSKQAQVVKAQDDFQTAEFCYKHGMVDRIVPRRELRDTLIQVVGVLGGVRGQ, encoded by the coding sequence ATGAGCGACGAACGCCCGCCCTGGGTTTGCGAAGACTGCGGCGAGCTCGCCACGGGTGATATGTGCGAGCATTGCGGCAACATTCCTCCCGTCCTGGCCACCGGAGCGCCCGCGCCGCAGCTGACGCCGGGTCCACGTGTTCCCCGGCATGGCGCTTGGCGGGCCAAAGTGGGTTCGGATCGCCTTCGTGGTCCTCCTGCTGATCGGGGTCGCGACCTGGATCCTCCTGCCGTTATTCTCGTCCTGATGAACGGCACCCCAGGGTATCCTCTGGAGCCTATGCGGTCAGGGGCCTCCGCACAACCGTCATCGGCGGATGCTTTCCTGCAATGCACCTCTTGCAAGAAGATCCTCTTCAAACGCGAGTTCGAAGCGAATCTCCATGTGTGCACCCACTGTGGCCACCACCACCGCCTCAGCGCCTCCAAGCGCATCGAGGTCACGTTCGATCCGGGCTCGTTTCAAGAGCTTGACCAGGAGCTCATGAGCGGCGACCCGCTGCAGTTTCCCGATTACCACACCAAGCTGTCGCAATCGATGACCAAATTCGAACGCGGCGACGGGATCGTCTCCGGCCGCGCCATGCTGAACGCCATGGCCGTAACCACCGCCGTTTCCGATTTCGGGTTCATGGGCGGTTCCATGGGCAGCGTCGCCGGCGAAAAGATCACTCGCACCCTGGAGCGCGCGGCCGAAGAGAAATGCCCCTGCATCATCTTCTGTGCCTCAGGAGGAGCCCGCATGCAGGAAGGGCTGTTGAGCCTGATGCAGATGGCGAAGACCACCGCGGCCGTCGAACGGTGCCGAGAGGCCGGAGCGCCTTTCGTCGCCGTTTTTACCGATCCGACGATGGCGGGCGTGCTGGCCTCCTATGCCAGCGTCGCCGACATCATCTTCGCCGAGCCCAAGGCAATGATCGGGTTTGCCGGAGCGCGCGTCAGCAAGCAGGCCCAGGTTGTCAAGGCGCAAGACGACTTTCAAACCGCGGAGTTCTGCTACAAGCACGGGATGGTGGACCGGATCGTGCCCCGTCGCGAGCTCCGCGATACCCTGATCCAGGTCGTCGGCGTGCTCGGAGGCGTGCGTGGCCAGTAA
- the hemN gene encoding Oxygen-independent coproporphyrinogen-III oxidase-like protein YqeR: protein MTGAIVDRTVDAICRQIRESGWRGRPAKTVFIGGGTPTYLSAEQLCSILAAVQDSHPTDEQTEITSEANPGTVDLAKLTAMRRAGFNRLSLGAQSFDRGDLVRLGRVHDDLAIVSAVYEAREAGFENLNLDLMFGLPGQSIAAWQRNLDVALGLAPDHLSLYGLTIEPNTRFFRYDRRGMLNLPGEEEQVHMYDLATKTCAAAGLSAYEISNFAKEGKECRHNLAYWKGEEYLAYGPGAVGCVDSGAQTRLRFTNIKHPERYCEAIENRADPWFDKETIDERTLHMERVMLGLRLSAGIPMAWAEHQAVAQMVGRGWLEQTEDRVALTPQGRHFCSEVTASLI, encoded by the coding sequence ATGACGGGGGCGATCGTCGATCGCACCGTAGATGCCATCTGTCGCCAGATCCGCGAGAGCGGCTGGCGCGGTCGCCCCGCAAAGACTGTCTTCATCGGCGGCGGAACGCCGACCTACCTTTCCGCCGAACAGCTCTGCTCGATCTTGGCGGCAGTCCAAGATTCCCATCCGACGGACGAACAAACGGAGATAACCTCCGAAGCCAATCCCGGCACGGTCGACCTCGCCAAGCTGACCGCCATGCGAAGGGCAGGATTCAACCGACTGAGCCTTGGCGCCCAGAGCTTCGACCGCGGCGATCTCGTCCGGCTGGGCCGCGTCCACGATGACCTTGCCATCGTCAGCGCGGTCTATGAGGCGCGCGAAGCCGGCTTCGAAAACCTCAACCTCGACCTCATGTTTGGCTTGCCCGGCCAGTCGATTGCCGCTTGGCAAAGGAATTTGGACGTTGCTCTTGGCTTGGCCCCCGACCACCTGAGTCTCTATGGGCTGACCATCGAACCCAATACGCGCTTCTTTCGCTACGACCGCCGGGGAATGCTGAACTTGCCCGGCGAGGAAGAACAGGTGCACATGTACGACCTGGCCACGAAGACCTGCGCGGCCGCGGGCCTTAGCGCTTACGAGATATCGAACTTTGCCAAGGAAGGGAAGGAATGCCGGCATAACCTTGCCTACTGGAAGGGTGAGGAGTATCTGGCTTATGGTCCCGGGGCAGTGGGTTGCGTGGATTCCGGCGCCCAGACGCGGCTTCGGTTTACGAACATCAAGCATCCTGAGCGCTATTGCGAAGCGATTGAGAATCGAGCCGATCCTTGGTTCGATAAGGAGACGATCGACGAACGCACCCTCCACATGGAGCGCGTGATGCTCGGACTTCGCCTCTCGGCAGGGATTCCCATGGCTTGGGCCGAACATCAGGCGGTGGCCCAGATGGTCGGCCGCGGGTGGTTGGAGCAGACCGAAGATCGCGTCGCGCTGACTCCCCAGGGCCGCCACTTCTGTTCGGAAGTCACCGCCTCGCTGATCTAA
- the rpoC gene encoding DNA-directed RNA polymerase subunit beta': MADVSLFDRIRIGIASPTDIVEWSHGEIKKPETINYRTFKPERDGLFCERIFGPVKDWECSCGRYKKIKYKGIICERCGVEVTRSKVRRERMGHVELAAPVCHIWYLKGVPSPVSLILDIPPRQLEKVAYFASFIIISIDIERINELMPKIRGIVEHQKLAIQEEISKLEIDSLKRFVDELDDNRDEYDEQYVRERTKMVHDRIRAEYRDADDRCKDLDIALHELSKLERNQLIDEDKWRAVQKLLDVVGDELSIEADELVNAKIGAEAIKELLQRVELESLARELRVEIVGTTSQRRARAIKRLELIEALLSSKSRPEWMILDNIPVISPELRPMVQLDGGRFATSDLNDLYRRIINRNNRLKKIMEIRAPVSIINHEKRLLQEAVDALIDNGRRARPVVGSSSRPLKSLSDMLKGKEGRFRKNLLGKRVDYSGRSVIVVGPHLKLHQCGLPKEMALELFKPFVMKTLVEKKITQNIKTAKRMIDRMNPAVWDGLEEVIKEHPVLLNRAPTLHRLGIQAFEPILVDGKAIQVHPLVCHAYNADFDGDQMAVHVPLSTQAQSEARVLMLSTQNLFSPADGKPTCAPIQDIVLGGYALTFTNHDSARALEAAEKAHAADPEKNPAPPVYSGAEEVMYLLENPGNETPFLINDLIKVRLRRPKFRPDSEVAYRDGQTGEEYTYEITVSDDGETESRELVALEQEWETIIAKVTPGRLILNSILPYPMRYSDKYLGVELTKKAIAETITDCHKTVGVEGTIRLLDDMKDLGFKWATKYGLSIALTDMDPPNRREEILKEGDQRSQRISDQYRRGLLNFNEMQISLIKLWTDTYDQIGKELVNGMQQMNPLSIITVSGARGSVKQLAQLSGMRGLMFNQFNEVIYELPVKSSFHQGLSMLEYFVTTHGARKGLADTALRTADAGYLTRRLVDVAQDVIIRGLDCETTEGMVVHRLVDEGETIESIAERLHGRISLSTILDPDSGEVVVEFDALVSPDEAKRLQAVESRYVSEYEAAETEEAKQKLVDKYSALGFSVNEHNQIGVRVRSPLTCEMEQGICSKCYGVDLSTGKVVEVGVAVGIIGAQSIGEPGTQLTMRTFHTGGVAGSAVIARTNQYKTGKFIKQFLEDFATATDTDMKQFDPTKLLESQENVVKSLYARGGAAPVEEVPDKKKTERQTKAAQKAAEKSDSDSKKLWDRSRKTFFYTWTGESSGIVRVEEIFEARRQPRGKAIICPVTGIVREIQESQYGRWVVVEAEVSTSAPLRDAYIADKQNWPEGKEGGYDAALERLMGQKLMAPQLAVLRKHEVETVIVYYPILVPPIGKLPVAKGSKVIKGDPLTEGPRDPHEVLELAGASAVYDYFIENLQSVYKSQGVDINDKHIEVVIRQMLRKRQIKEPGDTSFLPGQIVDRFRFERENERVRQLIEAGRKIKYTDPITGEQVERDPKEATANWILLGITEASLATDSFLSAASFQKTTRVLTEAAVRGKKDHLVGLKENVIIGRLIPAGTGVQEYRDIAVDVDRDTPSWATQSLTALIDSDEEALEGDLSALEFGSIADLAGAGEDFEEAE; this comes from the coding sequence ATGGCAGATGTAAGTCTCTTCGATCGTATTCGGATCGGCATTGCCAGTCCGACCGATATCGTTGAATGGTCGCACGGCGAGATCAAGAAGCCGGAAACGATCAACTACCGAACTTTCAAACCCGAGCGTGACGGCCTATTCTGTGAGAGGATCTTTGGACCCGTCAAGGACTGGGAATGCTCCTGTGGCCGCTACAAGAAGATCAAGTACAAGGGCATTATCTGTGAGCGGTGCGGCGTTGAAGTCACCCGCAGCAAGGTCCGCCGCGAGCGGATGGGCCATGTCGAGCTGGCCGCACCGGTTTGCCACATCTGGTACCTCAAGGGCGTTCCGTCGCCTGTCTCGCTGATCCTCGATATTCCTCCGAGGCAGCTTGAGAAGGTGGCCTACTTTGCCAGCTTTATCATCATCAGCATCGACATTGAGCGCATTAACGAGCTGATGCCCAAGATTCGTGGCATCGTCGAACATCAGAAGTTGGCGATCCAGGAAGAGATCAGCAAGCTGGAGATCGACAGCCTCAAGCGGTTCGTCGACGAGCTCGACGATAACCGGGACGAGTACGACGAGCAATACGTCCGTGAACGCACGAAGATGGTCCATGACCGCATCCGCGCGGAATACCGCGATGCCGATGATCGATGCAAGGACCTGGACATCGCTCTCCATGAGCTCAGCAAGCTTGAGCGCAATCAGTTGATCGACGAAGACAAATGGCGAGCTGTCCAAAAGCTGCTCGATGTCGTCGGAGATGAACTTTCCATCGAAGCCGATGAACTGGTCAACGCGAAGATCGGTGCGGAAGCGATCAAGGAGCTTCTCCAGCGAGTCGAGCTGGAGTCACTGGCTCGCGAGCTCCGGGTCGAGATCGTCGGTACGACGAGTCAGCGTCGGGCCCGGGCGATCAAGCGGCTTGAGCTCATTGAAGCCCTCCTGTCCTCGAAGAGCCGGCCGGAGTGGATGATTCTCGACAACATCCCCGTCATCAGCCCGGAGCTGCGCCCGATGGTCCAGCTGGACGGCGGCCGCTTTGCTACCTCGGACCTCAACGATCTTTATCGGCGAATCATCAACCGCAACAACCGATTGAAGAAGATCATGGAGATCCGAGCCCCCGTCTCGATCATCAACCATGAAAAGCGCCTGCTTCAGGAAGCGGTCGATGCCCTGATCGACAATGGCCGCCGGGCTCGACCCGTGGTGGGCTCAAGCAGCCGACCGCTCAAGTCCCTCAGCGACATGCTCAAGGGCAAGGAGGGCCGATTCCGCAAGAACCTGCTCGGAAAGCGCGTGGACTACTCCGGCCGATCGGTCATCGTCGTCGGTCCCCACCTTAAGCTTCACCAGTGCGGCTTGCCCAAGGAAATGGCACTCGAGCTCTTCAAGCCGTTTGTGATGAAGACGCTCGTCGAGAAGAAGATCACCCAAAACATCAAGACTGCGAAGCGGATGATCGACCGAATGAATCCGGCAGTTTGGGACGGACTGGAAGAGGTCATCAAGGAGCATCCGGTTCTTCTGAACCGTGCGCCTACCCTCCACCGCCTCGGCATCCAGGCATTCGAGCCCATTCTGGTTGACGGCAAGGCGATCCAGGTTCACCCGTTGGTCTGCCACGCCTATAACGCCGACTTCGACGGCGACCAGATGGCCGTGCACGTGCCCCTCAGCACGCAGGCACAGTCGGAAGCGCGCGTATTGATGCTCTCGACCCAAAACCTGTTCTCACCCGCTGATGGCAAGCCGACGTGTGCCCCAATCCAGGACATCGTTCTTGGTGGCTACGCCCTGACGTTCACGAACCACGACAGCGCAAGAGCCCTGGAAGCGGCAGAAAAGGCTCATGCCGCCGATCCCGAGAAGAACCCTGCGCCACCGGTCTATTCCGGCGCTGAAGAGGTCATGTACCTCCTGGAAAATCCGGGCAACGAGACGCCGTTCCTCATCAACGACTTGATTAAGGTCCGGCTGCGACGACCCAAATTCCGGCCTGATTCGGAAGTCGCTTATCGCGACGGCCAAACCGGTGAGGAATACACGTACGAGATCACCGTTTCCGACGACGGCGAAACCGAGTCGAGGGAACTGGTCGCGCTCGAGCAGGAATGGGAAACGATCATCGCCAAGGTAACCCCCGGACGGTTGATTCTCAACTCGATCCTGCCGTATCCGATGCGGTACAGCGACAAGTACCTGGGCGTCGAGCTGACGAAGAAAGCCATCGCAGAAACGATCACCGACTGCCATAAGACGGTCGGCGTCGAAGGCACCATCCGTCTTCTCGACGACATGAAGGATCTCGGCTTCAAATGGGCGACCAAGTACGGCCTCAGCATCGCGCTGACCGACATGGACCCGCCGAACCGACGAGAGGAAATTCTCAAGGAAGGCGACCAACGATCGCAGCGTATCAGCGACCAGTACCGCCGAGGGTTGCTGAACTTCAACGAAATGCAGATCAGCCTTATCAAGCTCTGGACGGACACGTACGACCAGATCGGTAAGGAACTCGTCAACGGCATGCAGCAGATGAACCCGCTGTCGATCATTACCGTCAGCGGCGCACGAGGCAGCGTGAAGCAGCTCGCTCAGTTGAGCGGCATGCGCGGCCTTATGTTCAACCAGTTCAACGAGGTTATCTACGAGCTACCCGTTAAGAGCTCGTTCCACCAGGGCCTCAGTATGCTTGAGTACTTCGTGACGACTCACGGCGCCCGAAAGGGACTTGCCGACACCGCGCTGCGAACCGCGGACGCCGGCTACCTCACGCGCCGACTCGTGGACGTCGCCCAGGATGTGATCATCCGCGGCCTCGACTGCGAAACCACCGAGGGAATGGTGGTCCACCGACTGGTGGATGAGGGTGAGACGATCGAATCGATCGCCGAACGGCTTCATGGCCGCATTTCACTCTCGACAATCCTGGACCCGGACTCGGGAGAGGTTGTGGTCGAATTTGATGCCCTGGTATCGCCGGACGAGGCCAAGCGACTTCAGGCCGTGGAGAGCCGCTACGTCAGCGAGTACGAGGCGGCGGAAACCGAGGAGGCGAAGCAGAAGCTCGTCGATAAGTACTCGGCCCTGGGCTTCTCGGTCAATGAGCACAACCAGATTGGTGTACGCGTTCGCAGCCCGCTGACTTGCGAAATGGAGCAGGGAATCTGCTCGAAGTGCTACGGCGTCGACCTCTCGACCGGCAAGGTCGTCGAGGTTGGAGTTGCTGTCGGCATCATTGGCGCCCAGTCAATCGGTGAACCAGGAACGCAGCTTACGATGCGCACCTTCCACACCGGTGGCGTCGCCGGGTCGGCGGTTATCGCGAGAACCAACCAGTACAAGACCGGAAAGTTCATCAAGCAGTTCTTGGAGGACTTTGCTACCGCCACCGATACGGACATGAAGCAGTTCGACCCGACCAAGCTTCTGGAATCGCAGGAGAACGTCGTCAAGTCGCTTTATGCCCGGGGTGGTGCAGCGCCCGTTGAAGAGGTTCCGGACAAGAAGAAGACCGAGCGACAGACCAAAGCTGCCCAGAAGGCAGCGGAGAAGAGCGACAGCGACTCCAAGAAGCTGTGGGATCGTTCCAGAAAGACCTTCTTCTACACCTGGACGGGTGAATCAAGCGGAATCGTCCGCGTCGAGGAGATCTTCGAAGCACGGCGTCAACCGCGCGGTAAGGCGATTATCTGCCCGGTCACCGGTATTGTCCGGGAGATTCAAGAGAGCCAGTACGGCCGATGGGTCGTGGTCGAGGCAGAAGTCTCAACGAGTGCCCCCCTCCGGGATGCGTACATCGCGGACAAGCAGAACTGGCCGGAGGGCAAGGAAGGCGGCTACGACGCGGCCCTCGAACGCCTGATGGGTCAGAAACTGATGGCTCCCCAGCTTGCCGTGCTGCGCAAGCACGAGGTTGAGACCGTCATTGTCTATTATCCGATTCTGGTTCCGCCGATCGGAAAACTGCCGGTTGCCAAGGGCAGCAAGGTTATCAAGGGTGATCCTCTCACCGAAGGTCCGCGGGATCCGCACGAGGTTCTTGAGCTCGCCGGTGCGAGCGCAGTCTATGACTACTTCATTGAGAACCTGCAGTCGGTCTATAAGTCTCAGGGTGTTGATATCAACGACAAGCACATCGAAGTGGTCATCCGCCAGATGCTGCGTAAGCGGCAGATCAAGGAACCGGGCGACACCTCGTTCTTGCCCGGCCAGATCGTCGATCGCTTCCGTTTTGAGCGGGAGAACGAGCGCGTGCGCCAGCTCATCGAGGCTGGACGCAAGATTAAATACACAGACCCGATCACCGGCGAGCAGGTTGAGCGGGATCCTAAGGAAGCCACTGCAAACTGGATTCTCCTCGGCATTACCGAGGCCTCTCTGGCGACCGATTCGTTCCTATCGGCGGCTTCGTTCCAGAAGACCACACGCGTCTTGACGGAAGCCGCGGTTCGCGGAAAGAAGGACCACCTCGTGGGACTCAAGGAGAACGTGATCATCGGCCGCCTGATTCCTGCCGGTACCGGAGTTCAGGAGTATCGCGACATTGCCGTGGATGTGGACCGGGATACGCCTTCGTGGGCAACTCAGTCGCTCACCGCTCTTATCGACTCGGATGAGGAGGCGCTGGAAGGCGATCTCTCGGCATTGGAATTTGGCTCCATCGCCGACCTTGCGGGCGCCGGCGAAGACTTCGAAGAAGCCGAATAA
- the accA gene encoding Acetyl-coenzyme A carboxylase carboxyl transferase subunit alpha, protein MASNWADWERPLRELEDSIAKLRVIAERSDPAKRKDIEAKIAGYEKRIENYISIMYSRLGPWEKVLVARATKRPYTLDYINTAFTEFVELQGDRRYGADQAIVGGTARIDGRPVVVLGHQKGRNIQERQARNFGMAKPEGYRKAIRLFEMANRFKLPVITFVDTPAADPGVESESRGISEAIAASMLAMFELRVPVVTAVIGEGGSGGAIGIGVANRVLMQEHAIYSVIPPEGCAAILWRQPEKGPQAAAALRLTAQSAKEFGLIDEILPEPFGGAHRNAMEASEIVKSAILQSLDDLAGASGEELKRLRYEKFRAMGQMLTPGS, encoded by the coding sequence GTGGCCAGTAACTGGGCCGATTGGGAACGGCCGCTGCGCGAGCTCGAGGACTCGATCGCCAAGCTCCGCGTGATCGCCGAGCGTTCCGATCCTGCCAAGCGCAAGGATATCGAAGCCAAGATTGCCGGCTACGAAAAGCGCATCGAGAACTACATCTCGATCATGTATTCGCGGCTCGGGCCGTGGGAAAAGGTTCTCGTCGCCCGCGCCACCAAGCGTCCGTACACCCTCGATTACATCAACACCGCGTTTACCGAGTTCGTCGAGCTGCAAGGTGACCGCCGCTATGGCGCGGATCAAGCCATCGTCGGGGGCACCGCGCGCATCGATGGGCGTCCCGTAGTCGTCCTCGGCCACCAAAAGGGCCGCAACATCCAGGAGCGGCAGGCCCGCAACTTCGGCATGGCCAAGCCCGAAGGCTATCGCAAGGCGATCCGGCTGTTCGAAATGGCGAACCGCTTCAAGCTGCCGGTGATCACGTTCGTCGACACCCCTGCCGCCGATCCGGGGGTGGAGAGCGAGTCGCGCGGCATCAGCGAGGCGATTGCCGCTTCCATGCTCGCGATGTTTGAGCTGCGGGTGCCGGTGGTCACGGCGGTGATCGGCGAGGGCGGCAGCGGCGGCGCGATCGGCATCGGCGTCGCCAACCGCGTCCTGATGCAAGAGCACGCGATTTACAGCGTCATCCCGCCCGAGGGGTGCGCGGCGATCCTGTGGCGTCAGCCGGAAAAGGGCCCCCAGGCGGCGGCGGCGCTGCGCCTCACCGCCCAATCGGCCAAGGAGTTCGGCTTGATCGACGAGATTCTGCCCGAACCGTTTGGCGGCGCCCACCGGAATGCGATGGAAGCCTCGGAGATCGTCAAATCGGCGATCCTGCAATCCCTGGACGACCTCGCCGGGGCAAGCGGCGAGGAGCTGAAGCGGCTGCGGTACGAGAAGTTCCGCGCCATGGGACAGATGCTGACTCCTGGCAGTTAG